A single Kwoniella bestiolae CBS 10118 chromosome 8, complete sequence DNA region contains:
- a CDS encoding SBDS family rRNA metabolism protein, with translation MNKQPGTQIKLTNVSIVRMKKGGKRFEIACYQNKVSEFRSGVETDLSEVMQIEQIFTNVPKGQVAKRDDWTKCFQTDDMNKVIEEILRKGELQINNLERSHQLSSLSREIATLVTEMTVDPNTNRKHTVGMIEKTMSEIGFSVKADKPAKAQALELIKKLSSEEGENTLPIRRARMRIRITMPGKDAKRVKENIMKEVEETEEDDMGQEWEAIVQINPSAFRSITDLVNNETKGKGRVEVMGNV, from the exons ATGAACAAGCAACCGGGAACGCAGATAAA ACTTACCAATGTCAGTATAGTCAGGATGAAAAAGGGCGGCAAGAGgttcgag ATCGCATGCTATCAGAATAAAGTGTCCGAATTCCGATCAGGCGT TGAAACCGACTTGTCCGAAGTAATGCAGATAGAACAGATATTCACCAACGTACCGAAAGGTCAAGTGGCCAAGAGGGACGACTGGACGAAATGCTTCCAGACGGACGACATGAACAAGGTGatagaggag ATCCTGCGCAAAGGTGAACTCCAAATCAACAACCTCGAGCGATCCCACCAACTTTCCTCTTTATCCCGTGAGATAGCAACCCTAGTAACCGAAATGACCGTCGACCCAAATACAAACCGCAAACACACAGTGGGGATGATCGAAAAGACCATGTCGGAGATTGGGTTCTCGGTCAAAGCTGATAAGCCTGCAAAGGCACAGGCGTTGGAGTTAATTAAGAAGTTGAGTagtgaggagggggagaatACGCTACCAATCAGGAGGGCAAGGATGCGGATCAGGATCACGATGCCTGGGAAGGATGCGAAGAGAGTGAAGGAGAATATCatgaaggaggttgaggagacggaggaggatgatatgggtcAGGAGTGGGAAGCG ATCGTCCAGATAAATCCCAGCGCGTTCCGTTCGATAACAGATCTCGTAAATAACGAGacaaaaggaaaaggaagagtggaggtgatgggCAATGTATAG